The following proteins are encoded in a genomic region of Neoarius graeffei isolate fNeoGra1 chromosome 6, fNeoGra1.pri, whole genome shotgun sequence:
- the LOC132887517 gene encoding uncharacterized protein LOC132887517 yields the protein MLSVSICRIGRQPPVGGRRRLLTDPQEQAICNMVIQNNAITLTQIRNAVLEDQAIFHNINSISVSTIDRVLKRNRMTMKQIYRVPFDRNTERVKELRYQYVQRIMALEGIETPHLLVFVDEAGFNLAKCRRRGRNIIGQRATVDVPGQRGGNITMCAAISDNGVATHIASLGPYNTQRLLLYLDRLYVDLVPENERGLEAPHLSQFVIVWDNVSFHRGPLIRAWFDTHPRMRNVFLPPYSPFLNPIEEFFSAWRWRVYERHIGDQRSLLNAMDAACDDITGDQCRGWLRHSRRFFPRCIARENIRCDVDENLWPNREQRMDGLEDEEGYQERVGEDSNSD from the exons ATGTTGTCCGTGTCTATCTGCAGAATTGGGCGACAGCCTCCTGTGGGCGGTAGAAGGAGATTGCTCACAGATCCCCAGGAACAAGCCATCTGCAACATGGTCATACAGAACAATGCCATTACACTCACACAGATCCGCAATGCAGTCCTTGAAGACCAAGCCATCTTCCACAATATCAACTCCATTAGTGTATCAACCATAGACCGGGTACTCAAGAGAAACCGTATGACAATGAAACAAATATACAGGGTACCATTTGACAGGAATACAGAGAGGGTAAAAGAACTGCGGTACCAGTATGTGCAG AGAATAATGGCATTGGAGGGAATAGAAACACCTCATCTCCTGGTGTTTGTGGACGAGGCAGGTTTCAATCTGGCCAAGTGCCGCAGGCGCGGACGTAACATCATTGGCCAGCGGGCCACAGTAGACGTCCCGGGTCAAAGAGGAGGAAATATCACAATGTGTGCGGCCATTTCTGACAATGGTGTGGCCACACATATTGCAAGCCTAGGCCCATACAACACGCAGAGGCTCCTCCTCTACCTGGATCGTCTGTATGTGGATTTGGTCCCCGAGAATGAAAGGGGACTCGAAGCGCCCCACCTATCACAATTTGTCATTGTGTGGGACAATGTCAGCTTTCACCGTGGCCCACTCATCAGAGCGTGGTTCGACACCCATCCAAGGATGCGTAATGTTTTTTTACCACCATACTCGCCATTCCTCAATCCCATTGAAGAATTTTTTTCTGCTTGGAGGTGGAGGGTTTATGAACGCCACATTGGGGATCAGAGGTCTCTCCTCAATGCCATGGATGCTGCCTGCGATGACATCACAGGCGATCAGTGTCGGGGTTGGCTAAGACATTCACGCCGCTTCTTTCCACGCTGCATCGCAAGGGAGAACATCCGGTGCGATGTTGATGAAAATCTGTGGCCAAACAGAGAGCAGCGGATGGATGGCCTGGAGGATGAGGAAGGCTACCAGGAGAGGGTGGGGGAAGACAGCAACAGCGACTAA